A window of Vicia villosa cultivar HV-30 ecotype Madison, WI unplaced genomic scaffold, Vvil1.0 ctg.001179F_1_1_3, whole genome shotgun sequence contains these coding sequences:
- the LOC131633842 gene encoding uncharacterized protein LOC131633842: MWWKSEHGSLENDLKPLVNDEDATLLAMCAEETKSDIEIYTEPKDNVNSEDSEDSESSEDSLDGIHFEDSEEERMNDNDEDVGEEINNSGAGGVEDGAGGVEDGAGGIENGAGGAESGAGGIHTGMMTAEMEREHIIDDDYLTDELDSGADDDSDGGRPSMVKFRDDEKLRKEFKFKVGMEFSSLKQFKKAVLEHNVLNGREVKFAKNDGERCRVICKDKQQCGYTVLCSRVLRTESFRIKTLIQKHKCGRKFFNKNANADWVSRIIVDKLKNNSGMKLNEIVSDVRLRFATEITGCRAFKARQIARRVVEGDSAKQYTMLWSYGAELRRACIGNTFKLNISGLPPKFERCYMCFDGTKRAFKNGCRPFIGLDGCHLKNKYGGILLIAVSRDANDQYLPLAFGVVETECRDSWSWFMRLLLEDIGSDNRCCFISDQQKGLVNVFEEDYPEFEHRFCLRHLYANFKKKFGGGTLYRDLIMAAAKATYFEDHEAKMNQIKEANPDAYEWMNAIPKNKWCKHAFPFYSKCDVLMNNLSESFNATILMQRDKPILTMFEWIRNYLMGRFATLREKVENYKGVIMSKPLRRLDREIEKSASWLPTYAGRLTFQVTHVMFTDSFVVDLAKHTCSCNFWDLVGIPCRHAVAAIHRKVDNPINYVHKCYHKSTYVTCYNEVISPINGQNKWPKTTDPEILPPSYKRGPGRPKKLRRREADEESQTRWQRTNTSHRCKICFEYGHNKRTCKKNKQLAVIVGEVPRDVPRDVPTDVPTGVAPTQGSQTPNVGTSGVKKRASVQIGGKSKKSKSTANVGGKSKKSKSTANVGGKSKKSKASVQTNDVPQHEAVSENQAEDVQAGDVPHSNENQAEDVPHSNENQAEGVQINDVQSNDVPANDVPANDVPHTNEAVSENQANGVPHTNEDVPANDVPHTNEDVPHSQNTVSSAEAMKRYCGIDPDELEALLDDEEILDIAPLRIDTSPVKSKRPGPKTFIGKCPKVPKTVKPSIAPKVSKAANKPTMSTMSDPVKVMISPRKKSNLAASPIRKSDRLRTLKAKNIPGPGRDQNDPLEIPDEDTTVSSASGSKPWADIQKSMTQ, translated from the exons ATGTGGTGGAAGTCCGAACATGGCTCACTTGAAAATGATCTAAAACCACTTGTTAATGATGAGGATGCAACATTGTTAGCTATGTGTGCTGAGGAAACAAAGTCTGATATTGAGATATATACTGAGCCAAAAGACAATGTTAATTCAGAAGATAGTGAAGATAGTGAATCAAGTGAAGACTCTTTGGATGGCATACATTTTGAAGATAGTGAAGAGGAGAGGATGAATGATAATGATGAAGATGTAGGTGAAGAGATCAACAATTCTGGTGCAGGTGGAGTGGAAGATGGTGCAGGTGGAGTAGAAGATGGTGCAGGTGGAATAGAAAATGGTGCAGGTGGAGCAGAAAGTGGTGCAGGTGGTATACATACAGGAATGATGACAGCAGAGATGGAAAGGGAACACATAATTGATGATGACTACTTAACAGATGAGCTTGATAGTGGGGCAGATGATGATAGTGATGGTGGTAGGCCTTCAATGGTAAAGTTTAGGGATGATGAAAAACTTAGAAAGGAATTTAAGTTCAAGGTTGGAATGGAATTTTCATCTCTGAAGCAATTTAAAAAGGCTGTACTGGAACACAATGTGTTGAATGGGAGGGAAGTTAAGTTTGCCAAGAATGATGGGGAAAGGTGCAGGGTTATTTGTAAGGATAAGCAACAATGTGGTTACACTGTTTTATGCAGTAGAGTGTTGAGAACTGAATCATTCAGGATTAAGACTTTAATTCAGAAGCACAAATGTGGAAGGAAGTTCTTCAACAAGAATGCTAATGCTGATTGGGTGTCTAGAATAATTGTGGACAAGTTGAAGAACAATTCAGGTATGAAATTGAATGAGATTGTTTCTGATGTTAGATTGAGGTTTGCCACAGAAATTACTGGATGTAGGGCTTTCAAAGCAAGGCAAATAGCTAGAAGGGTTGTTGAAGGTGACTCAGCCAAGCAGTACACTATGTTATGGTCATATGGAGCTGAATTGAGAAGGGCATGTATAGGTAATACATTTAAGTTGAACATTTCTGGTTTGCCACCTAAGTTTGAAAGGTGTTACATGTGCTTTGATGGTACAAAGAGAGCATTCAAGAATGGTTGTAGACCTTTCATAGGATTGGATGGTTGTCACTTAAAGAACAAATATGGTGGAATATTGTTGATAGCTGTCAGTAGGGATGCTAATGATCAGTATCTTCCACTTGCCTTTGGTGTTGTGGAGACTGAGTGTAGAGACTCTTGGAGCTGGTTTATGAGGTTGCTTCTTGAAGACATAGGTTCTGATAATAGGTGTTGCTTCATTTCTGATCAGCAAAAG GGATTGGTGAATGTATTTGAGGAAGACTATCCTGAATTTGAGCACAGGTTTTGCTTAAGACATTTGTATGCTAACTTCAAGAAGAAGTTTGGGGGTGGTACACTCTATAGAGATCTAATAATGGCTGCAGCAAAGGCAACCTATTTTGAAGACCATGAGGCTAAGATGAATCAAATTAAAGAGGCAAATCCAGATGCCTATGAATGGATGAATGCTATTCCCAAGAATAAGTGGTGTAAGCATGCCTTTCCCTTCTACTCTAAGTGTGATGTTCTTATGAACAACCTAAGTGAATCTTTTAATGCTACTATTTTGATGCAAAGGGATAAACCTATACTAACCATGTTTGAATGGATTAGGAACTATCTAATGGGTAGGTTTGCCACTCTTAGGGAGAAGGTAGAGAATTACAAAGGAGTGATTATGTCTAAGCCACTTAGAAGGTTAGATAGGGAGATAGAAAAAAGTGCTAGTTGGCTGCCCACTTATGCAGGTAGATTAACATTTCAGGTTACTCATGTAATGTTCACAGATAGTTTTGTTGTGGACTTGGCAAAACATACATGTTCTTGTAATTTTTGGGACTTGGTAGGGATCCCATGTAGACATGCTGTTGCAGCCATTCATAGGAAGGTAGATAACCCCATTAACTATGTACACAAGTGTTATCATAAGTCTACCTATGTAACATGTTACAATGAAGTTATCAGTCCTATTAATGGCCAAAACAAATGGCCAAAGACCACTGACCCTGAAATCTTGCCACCTAGTTATAAGAGAGGCCCTGGCAGACCAAAGAAATTGAGAAGAAGAGAGGCTGATGAAGAAAGTCAAACAAGGTGGCAAAGGACTAACACAAGTCATAGGTGCAAGATTTGCTTTGAATATGGACATAACAAAAGGACTTGTAAGAAAAACAAACAGCTAGCAGTTATTGTtggtgaagtaccaagagatgtACCAAGAGATGTACCAACAGATGTACCAACAGGTGTTGCACCCACCCAAGGAAGCCAAACACCTAATGTGGGAACTTCTGGAGTCAAAAAAAGG GCTTCTGTGCAAATAGGAGGGAAATCAAAGAAGTCAAAGTCTACTGCAAATGTAGGAGGGAAATCAAAGAAGTCAAAGTCTACTGCAAATGTAGGAGGGAAATCAAAGAAGTCAAAGGCTTCTGTGCAAACTAATGATGTGCCACAACATGAAGCTGTAAGTGAGAATCAGGCTGAAGATGTGCAAGCTGGAGATGTGCCTCATAGCAATGAGAATCAAGCTGAAGATGTGCCTCATAGCAATGAGAATCAAGCTGAAGGTGTGCAAATTAATGATGTGCAATCTAATGATGTGCCTGCTAATGATGTGCCTGCTAATGATGTGCCTCATACCAATGAAGCTGTAAGTGAGAATCAAGCTAATGGTGTGCCTCATACCAATGAAGATGTGCCTGCTAATGATGTGCCTCATACCAATGAAGATGTGCCTCATTCACAAAACACTGTCAGTTCAGCTGAGGCAATGAAAAGGTATTGTGGAATTGATCCTGATGAATTGGAGGCCTTGTTAGATGATGAGGAAATACTTGACATTGCACCATTGAGAATTGATACTAGTCCTGTCAAGAGTAAAAGACCTGGTCCCAAGACCTTTATTGGGAAATGCCCCAAGGTTCCAAAAACTGTCAAACCATCCATTGCTCCAAAGGTGTCCAAAGCTGCCAACAAGCCAACTATGTCAACTATGAGTGACCCT GTAAAGGTAATGATATCACCAAGGAAAAAGTCCAATCTTGCTGCATCTCCAATTAGAAAGAGTGATAGGCTAAGGACTTTGAAGGCAAAAAATATACCGGGGCCTGGAAGGGATCAAAATGATCCACTTGAAATTCCTGATGAAGACACTACTGTGAGCAGTGCTAGTGGGAGCAAGCCATGGGCTGACATCCAAAAGAGCATGACTCAGTGA